The DNA segment TGTGCAGGGTAGGCATGGTATTGGTTTACCCATACTCGTCCTGCCTGTATGGCTCTTGGCACCTGATAAAGCTGATGGGCATCACGGGTCCAGACCCCTGCACCCAATCCATATAAGGTATCATTGGCAATTTCTATCGCTTCTTCTACTGTTTTGAAGGTGGTTACACAAACTACTGGTCCGAAAATTTCTTCCTGAAAGATGCGCATTTTGTTATGCCCTTTTAAAATGGTGGGCTCAATATAATAGCCGGTCTCCAGGTCGCCTTCGAGTTTGTTGGCCGAGCCACCTGTCAGCACTTCCGCACCTTCTTCTTTACCGATGGCCAGGTAAGAAAGGATTTTCTGGTACTGCTCATTAGAGGTTTGAGCGCCCATCATACTGGTTTTATCCAGCGGATGTGTTATTTTTATTGCTTTAGTCCGTTCAATCACCCGGGCAATAAATTTATCGTAAATGCTTTCCTGAATCAGCAATCTGGAAGGACAGGTACAGATCTCTCCCTGATTTAACGCAAACATGACTGCACCTTCTACGGCTTTATCGAAAAAGGCATCATCTTCATCAGCTACCGATTCAAAGAAGATGTTTGGTGATTTTCCGCCCAGTTCCATCGTCGAAGGAATGATGTTTTCTGCTGCATACTGCATGATCAGACGTCCCGAAGTGGTACTGCCGGTAAAGGCGACTTTAGAAATTCGGGAAGAGGTAGCCAATGGTTTTCCGACCTCTATGCCATATCCGTTAACGATGTTCAATACTCCTGGAGGAAGAATGTCGCCAATAAGTTCCATTAGAATGATAATGGAAACCGGTGTTTGTTCTGCCGGTTTTACAACCGTACAACATCCTGCAGCAAGGGCTGGTGCAATTTTCCAGGTGGCCATCAATAAGGGGAAATTCCATGGAATGATCTGCGCCACCACACCGATCGGCTCATGTAAAGCAATGCTGACCGTATGTTCATCGTGTTCTGAAATAGCGCCTTCATCTCCTCTGATCACCCCTGCAAAATACCTGAAATGGTCTGCCACCAATGGTAGATCCGCGGCCAGTGTTTCCCGGATGGCTTTTCCGTTATCTATCGTTTCTACTGTGGCCAGATATTCTAAATTGTCTTCGATTTTTTGTGCCACCTGAAGTAAGATATTACTCCTGTAGGCAGGCGAACTTTTACTCCATGTTTTGAAAGCTTCATGTGCTGCATCAAGGGCCAGTTCCACATCCTCTTTGCTGGATCTTGCCGCTTTTGTAAACACTTTTCCGTCAATTGGGGAGATGTTGTCAAAATAAACACCCTTTACAGGAGCTACAAATTTGCCTCCAATGAAATTGTCGTATTGTGGTTTAAATGACGGTCTTTTTACTTGATTTTCCATGAATATATCGTCTTTTTAATGATTTATGAAGTATATTTATTTCTACGGGCTCATCCCCGCTTATACAAACCTAGGGCAATGCGTTGCCGGTAGATAGTATAATTGTTTCATTGTATAGCACTAAAAAATCATATTGATATGCAACACAGACTAAATCCATTAGGCCTTAGCCGACCAGAAAGTTTATTAACCCTTGTGGAGAACAGAACGGCTTATACCCTGGAAAGCTGTGAATTGAATGTTTTTGAAACATACAGGGAATCGTACAATGTGCCGCTCAGTTTTAATGATTTTGTGATCACCAGTATGTTGAGGGGGAAAAAGGTGATGCATTTACAGGAGCGGGAGGAGTTTGATTATTATCCCGGGCAAACGGTAATTATTCCTCCTTCTTTAGCGATGAATATTGATTTTCCGGAAGCGACAAATGAGAACCCTACACAATGTATCGCACTGGCGATAGATCAGGAACAGATCAAAAAAACGATCAGTTACCTGAATGAATTTTTTCCAAAAGAAGATCCTTCCAGTAAATGGAGGTTGGATTACGAGAAATACCACTTTCAGAACAATGAGGAGATTGCTGGTTTAATCAATAAGGTGGTGAGGATTTGCGCAGAAAGATCGGGTTCAAAAGATATCCTTGTCGACCTCACCCTGAAAGAGTTGCTGGTTCGCATCATGCAGAGCCAAAACCTGAATACCATGGCCGGAGATAGCGGCAATACCAACCGCAATCCGCTAACCTATGTACTCAACTACATCAAAGCCAACCTCAGCGAAAAAATCAACATCAATAGCCTCACCGATAAAGCTTGTATGAGCAAAGCGAGTTTTTACAGGTTGTTTAAACGGGAGCTTGGCATCAGTCCCAACGACTTTATCCTTTCAGAAAAGATCAGCAGGGCGAAGCAATTGCTGAGCAATCCAAGCGCAAAAGTCGCCGCAGTAAGTTACGAACTTGGATTTAGCGACGCGAACTACTTTATTCGTGCCTTTAAGAAAATGGAAGGCATTACCCCTGGAAATTATCAGCTCCAGTTGATTGACCGCAGCAGTCTGAAAAATTAACCCATCTCATTGGAGTCCATTTCATTTTTTCTGTTCAGAAAAGCAAAACCCCTTTTTCGAAGGGAATATACTGAACAGGGGAAAGTTTAAATCCCCTTCTTAGCTATAATTTGTACGAAAGCAATCAATGAACAAATTGAATGATACACTTTTATGGATGAATATTTAATTTTAAATAAAAAAAATCATTATAAAATTCTCTAAGTTTTTTAATGGATAATTTTTTGAATAGATTTTGAGTGCCTTATTTTTCTGATGTGTATTGGTTTTAGTATTTCCCTTTTCTTATAAATAAGCGCTCCCGTTTATAATTAATGAAATCACTGAAAATTATCGCCTCATGAATCCCAACGACATTGTTTGTAATTCCGTTTATAAGGAACTTTTTAAGATCCGCTCAGAATTTCCCCTCCTTCATCAAAAGGTAAACGGGGCACCATTGATTTATTTCGATAACGCAGCGACCACCCAAAAGCCATTAAAGGTGATCAGCACCATGAATGAATATTATAGCACTTATAATAGCAATATTCACAGAGGGGTCCATCAGCTCAGCCAAAAGGCAACGCTGGCTTATGAAGAATCACGTATTAAAATCGCCCGCTTTATTAATGCAAGGTATGCCCATGAAATTATTTTTAATAAAGGGACTACCGATGGCATTAATATGATGGCCTGTTGTTTCAATAAAAAGTTTCTGAAGAAAGGAGATGTGGTGTTGATTTCGGCCATGGAACACCATGCCAACATTGTCCCATGGCAAATCTTCGGACAGGAGAATGGGGTGGAACTTCGGGTGGTCCCGATCGAGGCTTCGGGAGAATTGAATATGGATGCCTTCAGGTCGATGCTGAATGAAAAAGTGAAATTGGTTTCGATCACCTATGTTTCCAATACGCTTGGGACAATTAATCCGGTAAAAGAAATTATAAAAATGGCACATCTGCAGGACATTCCGGTGTTGTTGGATGCTGCACAGGCGATCGCTCATACGGCTATAGATGTTCAGGAGCTGGACGTTGATTTTATGGTATTCTCTGGCCATAAAATGTATGGCCCTACAGGAATTGGGGTGCTCTATGCAAAAGAAGCCTGGTTGGAGGAAATGCCACCCCATCAGGGAGGAGGAGATATGATTAAGGAAGTTACTTTTGAACGGAGTACTTATAACCGGCTGCCTTATAAGTTTGAGGCCGGGACACCTGCCATCTCTGCTGCCATTGGTTTAGGGGCCGCAGTGGATTATCTGAACGCACTTGGGATGAAGGAGATCGCTGCTTATGAACATGAGCTGACGGATCACCTGATCGGCGCGTTGAAAGAAATTGAAGAACTCAGAATGATCGGGACCGCAAAGCGTCATGCCGGAGCTGCATCTTTTGTGATTTCCGGTCAGCACAATTCGGATATCGGTGAATTGTTAAACCAACAGGGAATTGCCGTTCGCACCGGTCACCATTGCACGCAACCTTTGATGAAAATATTCAATATCAAGGGAACAGTCCGGGCTTCTCTGGCACTTTACAATACCCATGAAGAAATAGATGATTTTATTTCAGGTTTGAAAAACGCCATCAGCATCTTGAAATCATAAACTTTTTTACCTAAAAAAATCAAATATGACTATTAACCAACGACAGGATGAGCTGATCGCCCGGTTCAGCAAGATGGAAAGCTGGCTGGAAAAATATACCTGTATCATTCAGATGGGCAAAGAACTTCCGGCAATGGATGCCGCCTACCGTAAGGACGCAAATTTAATCTGGAGCTGTCAGGCGATGGTATGGGTGCATAGCGAAGAGAAAGATGGCAGGCTCTTTATAACGGCAGACAGCGATGCCTTCATTACCAAAGGATTGATTGCGCTGGTGCTCTATGTGCTTTCCGGACATCGCATCAGGGAAATCGCAGACTCCTCGCTTTATTTTATGGATAAAATTAACCTTAAAGAACACCTCACCCCCAATAAGTCCAATGGAATATTGGCAATGATCAATGGAATACAAACTTTAGCATCGGAGGGAAGGCTGGTGGCGGCGAGCTGCACCATATAGACCAAAACAAAACAATCATCATAAAAAAACCAAAATCCTATTGTATGAACACTGCAACAAAAACAACCTCATTTTCGGGAAATATTCCGATCAATTATGAAGAGCATCTGGGCCCTCTGCTTTTTGAATCCTATGCTATCGACATGGCAGAAAGGGTTCGGAAATTAAACCCTTCAGCGGTACTGGAAATCGCTTGCGGAACGGGAAGGGTAACCAATCACCTCTTGAAGGTATTGCCTGAGCATGCGACCCTGGTTGCCACAGATATCAATCCCGCCATGCTCAGCCTGGCCAAAGAAATGGTAAGAGAAACAGCAGGGATCAAATGGCAAGTGGCAGATTCCATGGCCTTGCCTTTTGGTAATGATGCTTTCGACTGTATCGTTGCACAGTTTGGTGTGATGTTTTATAGCGATAAGGTGAAAGCCCATCACGAAGCTTACCGCGTATTGAAAAACGGAGGCACAATGATCTTCAATAGCTGGAACATGATGTCGGCAAATATCGCCGTTCAAATGGTAAAAGAACTGCTGGATGAGTATTTCCCACAAAACCCACCTAACTTTTATGACATTCCATTTTCATATTTTGATACCGGATTAATCAAGATGGACTTGAGTAAAGGTGGCTTTGCTCATGTAGAGACCACTTTGGTAAAAGTAAACGGCTATAGTCCGAATGCTTATAGTGCGGCAAAAGGATTGTTGGAAGGGACCCCAATATCCGTAGGGATTACAGAACGGAATGCAGAGATTTTACCCGAGCTGGTAGAAGTATTGGCTGAACGCCTGACGACTCATTTTGGCTCAAAAGATCTGAAAGTACCATTGGAAGCCATCGTAACGGTTGCCAGAAAATAATACCATTTCAGGAATATTGACCATGCCCGGACAGGAGATCCGGCATGGTCAGATTCTAAAGTCTTTGGCCATTCACACTAAGTAATTTGCTTTTTCCTATATTCGTTGGGGATAAATAACGAATGGCATTTCAGCACAGGTTTTCTGACCAGGAATTGGTGACTCTTTTAAAAAATGGTAATCAGGCCGCATTTACGGAAATCTACGATCGGTACTGGCGGATCATGTATGGCCATGTGTATAAAATGTTATTGGATGAAGAAGAATCAAAAGATGTCATTCAGGAACTTTTTAGCTCCTTATGGATCAATTCTGACCGGATTCCTGATCAGCTGAACCTTTCCGGCTACCTCTATGTGATGGCGAAAAATAAGGTGCTAAACCTGATCCGGAAGAACAAATTTCAAACTGCTTATCTAAATTCCCTGGCAAAATTCATCAACGAGGCCAGTACGGTAACGATGGATGAATTGAACGAACGAGATCTGGCAGCAGCAATTGAACGGGAAATTCAAAGCCTTCCGCCCCGGATGAAACAGGTGTTTGAATTGAGCAGAAAAGAAAACCTCTCTTACAAAGAGATTGCGGAGCGATTGGGGACTTCAGAAGAAACCGTTAAAAAGCAGGTCCACAATTCGATCAAAGCGATCAAACATCATTTGAAAGCATCGGGAGGAGCAGCGCTCTTAGCCCTTGCCTTTCTTCGCTAATCATTGGTTTAATTTTTTTTTAATACCCGATACCCCCCGGGGATCTTTCATGTGTTTTATTTTTAATGAACGAACAGAAAGCACAGGTATTGATCGATAAATATAACAATGGAACTGCAAGCCCGGAAGAAAGGGCATGGGTAGACCGTTGGTATATTAAAGAAGCTTCCGGAAAACAATTGAAGGAAGATCAGGATTTCGAACACCTGAATCAGGAGATTTGGGTAGGTACCCTTAAAAGGGCCGGGCTTTCAGAAAAGAAGCCACAACCTAAAATCTGGTCCCGGATAGCGGCTGCAGCTGCGGTATTACTCTTCATCGCTGCAGGAACTTATTTCTATAGAACAGCTTACCAGCCTGTTCCCCCACAGAAAACACCATCCTATGTTCAGGATATCCCCGCAGGAGGAAACAAAGCCATCCTCACCTTAGCCAATGGCGAAAAAGTCATCCTGACCGATGTCGGAGAAGGCAAGATTGCAGAGCAGGCGGGAATCAGTATCCGTAAAACGGCAGAGGGGCAATTGATCTATTCAATAGATCCTTCCAATGCTCAAAATGCAAATGCTCCGATTACCTATAATACCATCGAAACTCCGAAAGGAGGTCAGTATCAGATCAATTTACCCGATGGGACCAGAGTTTGGCTAAACTCCTCTTCGGCTCTGAAGTATCCAACCCGGTTTGTCGCCAAAGAAAGAAGGGTAGAACTGAAGGGAGAAGGCTATTTTGAAGTCGCCCGTGATTTAGGAAAACCTTTCCGTGTGATGAGCAATCAACAAGAAGTAGAAGTATTGGGAACGCATTTCAATGTGAATGCTTATCCCGATGAAAATGGCATCAGGACCACTTTATTGGAAGGGAGCGTTAAGGTCAGGGAATCCGGGCATCTTGCTCTACTTAAGCCGGGAGAACAAGCGCTGCTTAGAGGAAACCGCATGACCGTGGATCAGGTGGATACGGAGATGGCCATCGCCTGGAAAGAAGGATATTTTATGTTTAAAAATGCCAGTCTGCAAACGTTGATGCGTCAGATGTCCAGATGGTATGATGTAGAGGTGACCTACGTAGGGGAGATTCCGCCAACCTTATTCTCCGGAAAAGTATATCGGAATACCAGCCTTGCGCAGGCCCTGGAAATCCTCAGCTTTTCGAAAGTTAATTTTAAGATCGAAGGAAAAAAAATGAGCATTCTATCTCCTTCGGCTAAAAAACAATAAATAACAACCAACAAACAACCAAATCTAAACCAAATTTACACATGAAAAGAGCAGTCAGGTCACGGTGATCCACCGTTAAGGGGCGCACAAAAAAAACCGCAGAAGTATTCGAAGTACTTCCACGGTAAGTATTTGAGTCAGCCCGGATTTCTGATGAAATCAGGAATAAAAAAATCAATTGGAAACGAATTCTTGTATTAACCCAAACATTCAAAAGTATGAAAATAAATGCTTTTAACCTAGCTGTGCCCGAAAGATGGCGCCCAAGAAAAATACTTATAGTCATGAAATTAACCACTTTCCTGATGATGATAGGCCTGATGTACGCCAGTGCAAAAGGATATAGCCAAATCAACCTGAACGAACGGAATACCACGCTGGATAAAGTTTTCCAGCTGATAGAAAAACAAACGGATTATGTTTTCTTTATAAAGAACTATGATGCAAGCCGGGTAAATGTTTCGGTAAAGCTGAAAAATGCCTCCATTAATGAGGTTTTAACCCAATGCCTTAAAGACCTGCCTTTAACGTTTAAAGTGATCGGTAAAAATATAGCCATCGTTGAAAAGGAGGTGATAAGCAATCAGTTCAATACCTCTGTTGTGCTTGCGATTGACGTCAAAGGAAGAGTGTTGGATGGGAAAGGACAGCCGCTTCCCGGAGTAAGTGTCATCGTAAAAGGAATAACAGGAAAGGGCACCAGCACCGACGCACAAGGCCGGTTCTCCCTCAGTGCAAATCCTGGAGACTTGCTTTTGTTTAGCTTTATCGGTTTTAAAAAGAGAGAAATAAGGGTAGAGGGACCTGCGCTGCCGGACATTATTATGGAAGAAGAGCCCGCACAGCTGGAATCTGTGGTGGTGGTTGGCTATGGTGCGGTAAAAAAGACCGACCTGACCGGATCAGTATCTTCCATTGGTGCTGAAAAGATCACACAGGTGAAGGGTGTTTCCAATGTGGCGCAAACTTTACAGGGGCAAATGGCTGGTGTCCAGGTGAACCAGGGCTCAGGACAGCCGGGCGAAGGGATGAAAATTTCCATCAGGGGAACCAATTCCATCAGTGGCGATAATTCACCGCTATATGTGATCGATGGGATTTTATCTCAAGGGGTTTCTGCCCAGCTCAATGTGGACGATATCGCGACGATTGATGTGTTGAAGGATGCATCTTCCACCGCAATCTATGGCTCCAGAGGGGCGAATGGGGTCATCATGATCACCACGAAAAGCGGAAAAAGTGGAAAATTGCAGGTGAATTATGATGGATACTATGGTTTTCAAAACCTCAGAAAAAGAAAAGACCTGATTGATGCTTCGGAATACGGGCAGCTCCAGAATGAAGTGGCGGCCAATGATGGCAAACCCTTACCTTATACTGCTGAAGAAATCAAAGGATTGGGGAAAGGTACGGACTGGCAAGCCCTGGTCTATAAAACTGCTCCGGTTCAGAACCATACTTTATCTTTTTCCGGGGGATCTGAAAACACAAAATATTATACTTCTCTGGGGTACTTTGATCAGAATGGAATCATTGAAAATTCAAATTACAGAAGGTTTTCTTCCAGAATCAACCTGGACCAGAAATTAAGTGAGAAATTAAAATTCAATACGAACTTATCGATTGTTCAGGACAGGTATAAACAGGCCAACTATGCCGGTGCAGATTTTGGTGGTGTGCCCTTTCAGACGATGGTCATGCCGCCTACCCAGGGCGTATACGATGCCAATGGAAAATATACCGTCTTTACAGGAGTGAGCTGGGGACAAACAAATCCGGTAGGGGTAGCAAAAGAACAATACAATCCCAGCAATACCCTCAGGATTTTAGGAAGTGCTGCTTTTACTTATGAAGTGATCAAAGACCTGAAGTTAAAAAGCAGTGTGAGTGTTGATGCCAACAATAATAAAATAGATATGTATAATCCACCGAGCATTACTTTTGGACAGCCCGCTGGTAAAGCTTCTAAAAGTTATGGCAACAGCTCTTCTTTTGTAAATGAAAATACATTGAACTATAATAAGGTCTTTGCTGCACATCACTTGGATCTGCTGGCCGGATTTAGTTATCAGTATGATAAAAGAGAAGGACTGAACAGCAATGTGGCCTCAGGATTTGTGACGGATGACTACCTGAATAATAACATTCAGGGAGCCACCAATAAAGCATTGCCGGATACCTACTTTGGAGAAAGAAGCCTGCTTTCTTATCTGGGAAGAATCAATTATGATTACATGGGCAGGTACTTTGCCACCTTTACCGGAAGGTTTGACGGCTCCTCCGTTTTTGGAGAAAACAATAAGTACGCCTTTTTCCCTTCCGCGGCACTGGCCTGGAAAGTGTCGGAAGAAGACTTTTTGAAGCATAACAGCTCGATTTCCAATCTAAAGCTGAGGGCGAGCTATGGTGCTTCCGGAAGCCAGGCGATCGATCCTTATCAAACGCTGGCCAGCGTATCGGCAGTAAACCCTGTCTTTAATAACCAACCGGTATTGGGCTATGAATTGGGTTCATTGTCCAATAGGAACCTGAAATGGGAAACCACGAAAGAACTGGATTTGGGAATCGATGTAGGACTCTTCCAGAATAGAATCCAGCTAACGGCGGATTACTACGATAAAAAAACCAATGATTTGTTATTGAATGTAGACTTACCTCAATCCTCTGGTTTTGGTTCTGTACTTCAAAATCTGGGCTCGGTACAAAACCGTGGTTTTGAATTCCAGCTGAACACCAGAAATATAGAAGGACTGGATTTCAAATGGTCTTCTTCCCTGACCTTTTCTCATAACACCAATAAAGTGACGGATTTGGGCAAGGCAGCTAATGGAAGCCCAATCTTATACAAAGAGGTGAGGGCCGGAGGAAACTGGTTCCCTATGATTCTTGGTCAGCCGATGCATTCCTTCTACGGACAAACGGTAACTGGTGTTTACCAGACCGATGCCGAAGCAGCAGCGAATGGAGAGCCTCAAAAACATGCAGGAGAATACCGGTTTCTGGATCACAATGGTGACGGAAGGGTAGACGATTCAGATAAACATGTGCTGGCGAACATGACGCCTAAATTTACCTTCGGCTTTAATAACAGCTTTAGTTATAAAAATTTCGACCTGAGTTTGCTGTTTGTAGGCTCTTTTGGGAATAAAATTGTCAATGAGTTCAGGAAATATAACCTGACACTGAATGGCCTGTGGACACCAACACAGGAAGCTTTTGATGCCCGCTGGAAAGGACCTGGAACGAGTAATACCGGCGATAAGCCTTCAAGTGCGAGCATGCAGAATACCAGAGATTATGCGAATAGCCTTTGGGTGGAAAATGGTTCCTACCTGAAGTTAAGAGATGTGACCCTGGGATATACCTTCTCTCCGGGAATATTGAAGGCCCTGAACATCGCTTCTATTCGTCTTTATGCGAGTGCCCAGAACTACTTTACCATCACCAACTATTCTGGTTATGATCCGGAGGTTTCCTGGTCTGCGGCCACGGTAAACGGATGGGACAGGGGAAATTATCCTGCTGCAAAATCGATTACCACTGGTGTTAAAGTTAATTTTTAATCATTTAGAAGAACAGATCATGAAACGATATATCACCTATTCCCTGCTTACTTTAATGTTGATGGCCACCGTCATTTCCGGATGTAAAAAGGCATTGGAAGAAGATCCTAAGACATTTATCTCCCCGGAGAATTTTTTTAAGAACCCTGATAGTTATGAACTGGCTGTAGTGGGGATTTATTCAGGCCTGCCCTTATACTCCGGAAACACGGCGATGATGCTGGAGATGTGTACCGATATTTACGGTGCTCCTTCCGCTGCTGCTGAACAGGCATTACCGATGTACCAGAATGCTCCGGCGGCTTTTTATTACAATACCAGAGAAGCCTGGGGAGGCGCGTACTCCATCATCAAAAATGCAAACTTTATCCTGGACGAATTGCCTAAAGGCCCGTTGGAAGAGCTGAAGAAAAAACAACTGATGGCCGAAGCCCGTTTTCTGAGGGCTTATGCTTATTTTTATTTGGTACAGCTGTATGGTGATGTTCCTATGCCTGTGAAGCCGATTACAGATTATGCCAATTTACAAATGCCAAGAACAGCGCAGACAGAGATTTACAAACTCATCCTGGAGGATTTAAATTATGCGGAAGCAAATCTTCCTGAATCGACCACAGCTCAGGGCAGGGTCTATAAATTGGTTTCTACCGCATTATTGGCTAAGGTTTACCTCACAATGGGAGGCAATCCTTTAAAGCAAACCCAATATTTTGCCAATGCAAAAGAGAAAGCAGTAGCGGTAATCAATTCCGGAAAGTTCAAATTGGCAGATGATTTTGCAGGTGTCTTTCATAAAACAGTGTATACTTCTGAGTCGATTTGGGAGCAACTGTATGTGACTGGCCTGGGTGGCAATCCGGTGCATGGGCTTACCCTGACTGCGGCCACCTATAACCCGATCCTTGTTCCTGCGGATTGGTTTATCAATAGTTTTGCCACCGGCGATCAGAG comes from the Pedobacter sp. FW305-3-2-15-E-R2A2 genome and includes:
- a CDS encoding FecR domain-containing protein — encoded protein: MNEQKAQVLIDKYNNGTASPEERAWVDRWYIKEASGKQLKEDQDFEHLNQEIWVGTLKRAGLSEKKPQPKIWSRIAAAAAVLLFIAAGTYFYRTAYQPVPPQKTPSYVQDIPAGGNKAILTLANGEKVILTDVGEGKIAEQAGISIRKTAEGQLIYSIDPSNAQNANAPITYNTIETPKGGQYQINLPDGTRVWLNSSSALKYPTRFVAKERRVELKGEGYFEVARDLGKPFRVMSNQQEVEVLGTHFNVNAYPDENGIRTTLLEGSVKVRESGHLALLKPGEQALLRGNRMTVDQVDTEMAIAWKEGYFMFKNASLQTLMRQMSRWYDVEVTYVGEIPPTLFSGKVYRNTSLAQALEILSFSKVNFKIEGKKMSILSPSAKKQ
- a CDS encoding RNA polymerase sigma-70 factor, which gives rise to MAFQHRFSDQELVTLLKNGNQAAFTEIYDRYWRIMYGHVYKMLLDEEESKDVIQELFSSLWINSDRIPDQLNLSGYLYVMAKNKVLNLIRKNKFQTAYLNSLAKFINEASTVTMDELNERDLAAAIEREIQSLPPRMKQVFELSRKENLSYKEIAERLGTSEETVKKQVHNSIKAIKHHLKASGGAALLALAFLR
- a CDS encoding SufE family protein, with the protein product MTINQRQDELIARFSKMESWLEKYTCIIQMGKELPAMDAAYRKDANLIWSCQAMVWVHSEEKDGRLFITADSDAFITKGLIALVLYVLSGHRIREIADSSLYFMDKINLKEHLTPNKSNGILAMINGIQTLASEGRLVAASCTI
- a CDS encoding class I SAM-dependent methyltransferase, which gives rise to MNTATKTTSFSGNIPINYEEHLGPLLFESYAIDMAERVRKLNPSAVLEIACGTGRVTNHLLKVLPEHATLVATDINPAMLSLAKEMVRETAGIKWQVADSMALPFGNDAFDCIVAQFGVMFYSDKVKAHHEAYRVLKNGGTMIFNSWNMMSANIAVQMVKELLDEYFPQNPPNFYDIPFSYFDTGLIKMDLSKGGFAHVETTLVKVNGYSPNAYSAAKGLLEGTPISVGITERNAEILPELVEVLAERLTTHFGSKDLKVPLEAIVTVARK
- a CDS encoding cysteine desulfurase — its product is MNPNDIVCNSVYKELFKIRSEFPLLHQKVNGAPLIYFDNAATTQKPLKVISTMNEYYSTYNSNIHRGVHQLSQKATLAYEESRIKIARFINARYAHEIIFNKGTTDGINMMACCFNKKFLKKGDVVLISAMEHHANIVPWQIFGQENGVELRVVPIEASGELNMDAFRSMLNEKVKLVSITYVSNTLGTINPVKEIIKMAHLQDIPVLLDAAQAIAHTAIDVQELDVDFMVFSGHKMYGPTGIGVLYAKEAWLEEMPPHQGGGDMIKEVTFERSTYNRLPYKFEAGTPAISAAIGLGAAVDYLNALGMKEIAAYEHELTDHLIGALKEIEELRMIGTAKRHAGAASFVISGQHNSDIGELLNQQGIAVRTGHHCTQPLMKIFNIKGTVRASLALYNTHEEIDDFISGLKNAISILKS
- a CDS encoding aldehyde dehydrogenase family protein is translated as MENQVKRPSFKPQYDNFIGGKFVAPVKGVYFDNISPIDGKVFTKAARSSKEDVELALDAAHEAFKTWSKSSPAYRSNILLQVAQKIEDNLEYLATVETIDNGKAIRETLAADLPLVADHFRYFAGVIRGDEGAISEHDEHTVSIALHEPIGVVAQIIPWNFPLLMATWKIAPALAAGCCTVVKPAEQTPVSIIILMELIGDILPPGVLNIVNGYGIEVGKPLATSSRISKVAFTGSTTSGRLIMQYAAENIIPSTMELGGKSPNIFFESVADEDDAFFDKAVEGAVMFALNQGEICTCPSRLLIQESIYDKFIARVIERTKAIKITHPLDKTSMMGAQTSNEQYQKILSYLAIGKEEGAEVLTGGSANKLEGDLETGYYIEPTILKGHNKMRIFQEEIFGPVVCVTTFKTVEEAIEIANDTLYGLGAGVWTRDAHQLYQVPRAIQAGRVWVNQYHAYPAHAPFGGYKKSGFGRENHKMMLDHYRSTKNMLISYDKNKLGFF
- a CDS encoding TonB-dependent receptor, whose translation is MKLTTFLMMIGLMYASAKGYSQINLNERNTTLDKVFQLIEKQTDYVFFIKNYDASRVNVSVKLKNASINEVLTQCLKDLPLTFKVIGKNIAIVEKEVISNQFNTSVVLAIDVKGRVLDGKGQPLPGVSVIVKGITGKGTSTDAQGRFSLSANPGDLLLFSFIGFKKREIRVEGPALPDIIMEEEPAQLESVVVVGYGAVKKTDLTGSVSSIGAEKITQVKGVSNVAQTLQGQMAGVQVNQGSGQPGEGMKISIRGTNSISGDNSPLYVIDGILSQGVSAQLNVDDIATIDVLKDASSTAIYGSRGANGVIMITTKSGKSGKLQVNYDGYYGFQNLRKRKDLIDASEYGQLQNEVAANDGKPLPYTAEEIKGLGKGTDWQALVYKTAPVQNHTLSFSGGSENTKYYTSLGYFDQNGIIENSNYRRFSSRINLDQKLSEKLKFNTNLSIVQDRYKQANYAGADFGGVPFQTMVMPPTQGVYDANGKYTVFTGVSWGQTNPVGVAKEQYNPSNTLRILGSAAFTYEVIKDLKLKSSVSVDANNNKIDMYNPPSITFGQPAGKASKSYGNSSSFVNENTLNYNKVFAAHHLDLLAGFSYQYDKREGLNSNVASGFVTDDYLNNNIQGATNKALPDTYFGERSLLSYLGRINYDYMGRYFATFTGRFDGSSVFGENNKYAFFPSAALAWKVSEEDFLKHNSSISNLKLRASYGASGSQAIDPYQTLASVSAVNPVFNNQPVLGYELGSLSNRNLKWETTKELDLGIDVGLFQNRIQLTADYYDKKTNDLLLNVDLPQSSGFGSVLQNLGSVQNRGFEFQLNTRNIEGLDFKWSSSLTFSHNTNKVTDLGKAANGSPILYKEVRAGGNWFPMILGQPMHSFYGQTVTGVYQTDAEAAANGEPQKHAGEYRFLDHNGDGRVDDSDKHVLANMTPKFTFGFNNSFSYKNFDLSLLFVGSFGNKIVNEFRKYNLTLNGLWTPTQEAFDARWKGPGTSNTGDKPSSASMQNTRDYANSLWVENGSYLKLRDVTLGYTFSPGILKALNIASIRLYASAQNYFTITNYSGYDPEVSWSAATVNGWDRGNYPAAKSITTGVKVNF
- a CDS encoding AraC family transcriptional regulator N-terminal domain-containing protein; translated protein: MQHRLNPLGLSRPESLLTLVENRTAYTLESCELNVFETYRESYNVPLSFNDFVITSMLRGKKVMHLQEREEFDYYPGQTVIIPPSLAMNIDFPEATNENPTQCIALAIDQEQIKKTISYLNEFFPKEDPSSKWRLDYEKYHFQNNEEIAGLINKVVRICAERSGSKDILVDLTLKELLVRIMQSQNLNTMAGDSGNTNRNPLTYVLNYIKANLSEKININSLTDKACMSKASFYRLFKRELGISPNDFILSEKISRAKQLLSNPSAKVAAVSYELGFSDANYFIRAFKKMEGITPGNYQLQLIDRSSLKN